CCCAGCCCAATTCACTCAACAGCATCATGTGGATCGCGTTAAAACCCTGCTGCGCGCGATTCGCAGCGTAGCGCTCCGCGCTGGCGCGGTGAAGATGCTCCTCGTCGTTATCCTGCCCGTAGGCCCATGCCGTGTCCCCCAGAAACCAGACATGTTCTCCATTTTGATGCTGAAAAATGCGCCGGCCATCCCGCCGCCGGCTGCAGGCCGCCCCGCAGCTCTGAAGGCACGCATTCGAAGCGGCCCTCGCGACCATTGAGACCCGCATCGCCACTGGACACCGACCATCGCCACAGGCCCGGCTTGTCCGGCGAAAAGCGAAAGCGCCAGGTGCTTCCTCCGTCCCAGAAGAGTGGCACCTGGCACCTGGATCCGCCATTGGGCTCGATCAATGTCGCCT
This genomic window from Opitutaceae bacterium contains:
- a CDS encoding DUF5060 domain-containing protein: MHSHQQSRPALNPAGRFSAILLLYSLCVTQAEAAEAVFPSEVPLFARLEVSLDAKGSYSNPYVEVAAEATLIEPNGGSRCQVPLFWDGGSTWRFRFSPDKPGLWRWSVSSGDAGLNGREGRFECVPSELRGGLQPAAGWPAHFSASKWRTCLVSGGHGMGLRAG